One part of the Pseudomonadota bacterium genome encodes these proteins:
- a CDS encoding NTP transferase domain-containing protein has product MSASSPIADVVVVLAAGMGTRLKSDQGPPKPLVPLGGRPLVLRVLDRFAEAGVREAIVVLGHRADEVRGGIEGGAPAIPVTFALNPRYRMSNGLSVLAASEAVGARPFFLSMSDHVFEPSLIRGLGSAALPEDGLVLAVDRKLDRIFDEDDATKVRTEGGCIVEIHKELAAFDAVDTGLFACTPALFSAIREAAARRPDGDCSLSDGVKALAAGGRALVHDIGDGWWQDVDTPEAMAHAALRMAEMEGRR; this is encoded by the coding sequence ATGAGCGCTTCTTCTCCAATCGCCGACGTCGTCGTCGTCCTCGCCGCGGGGATGGGGACCCGGCTGAAGTCCGATCAGGGACCGCCCAAGCCGCTCGTCCCGCTCGGCGGGAGGCCGCTCGTCCTGCGCGTCCTCGACAGGTTCGCGGAGGCCGGCGTGCGCGAGGCGATCGTCGTCCTCGGGCACCGCGCCGACGAGGTGCGGGGCGGGATCGAGGGCGGCGCCCCGGCCATCCCGGTGACGTTCGCCTTGAACCCGCGCTACCGGATGAGCAACGGCCTCTCGGTGCTCGCGGCGAGCGAGGCCGTCGGCGCCCGGCCGTTCTTCCTGTCGATGTCCGACCACGTGTTCGAGCCGTCGCTGATCCGCGGGCTGGGCTCGGCAGCGCTCCCGGAGGACGGCCTCGTGCTCGCCGTGGACCGCAAGCTCGACAGGATCTTCGACGAGGATGACGCGACCAAGGTGCGCACCGAGGGCGGGTGCATCGTCGAGATACACAAGGAGCTCGCGGCGTTCGACGCCGTGGACACCGGCCTGTTCGCCTGCACGCCGGCGCTGTTCTCAGCCATCCGCGAGGCCGCCGCGCGGCGCCCGGACGGCGACTGCTCGCTATCGGACGGCGTCAAGGCGCTCGCGGCGGGTGGCCGCGCCCTGGTGCACGACATCGGGGACGGCTGGTGGCAGGACGTCGACACGCCCGAGGCGATGGCGCACGCCGCCCTGCGGATGGCGGAGATGGAGGGACGACGATGA